The Streptomyces sp. 11x1 genomic sequence CAGTCGGGCGAGATCGCAAAGCCGGAGATCGACGAGGAGTGGATCACCGTCTCCGGCGGTCCCACGGGCAGTGTCCGGGCCCGGATCGTCCGGCCCGCCGGGGCCGAGGGCGTCCTGCCCGTGATCCTCTACATCCACGGCGCGGGCTGGGTGTTCGGCAACGCCCACACCCACGACCGGCTGGTGCGCGAGCTGGCCGTGGGCGCGGGGGCCGCGGTCGTCTTCCCCGAGTACGACCTCTCCCCCGAGGCCCGCTACCCGGTCGCCGTCGAGCAGAACTACGCGGTCGCGAAGTGGGTCGTCGAGCAGGGCTCCTCCAAGGACCTGGACGGGGCCCGGCTGGCGGTGGCCGGTGACTCGGTCGGCGGCAACATGACCGCCGCGCTGACCCTGATGGCCAAGCAGCGCGGTGACGTCCCGCTGGTCCAGCAGGTGCTGTTCTACCCGGTGACGGACGCGGCCTTCGACACGGGCTCCTACCACCAGTTCGCCACGGGCTACTTCCTGCGGCGTGACGGCATGCAGTGGTTCTGGGACCAGTACACGACCGACGAGGCCGAGCGCGCGCAGATCACCGCGTCCCCGCTGCGGGCGAGCGCCGACCAGCTCAAGGACCTGCCCCCGGCCCTCGTGATCACCGGTGAGGCCGACGTCCTGCGCGACGAGGGCGAAGCCTACGCGAACAAGCTGCGCGAGGCCGGTGTGGCGGTGACCGCCGTGCGCTTCCAGGGGATCATCCACGACTTCGTCATGCTGAACGCGCTGCGCGAGACCCACGCCGCCGAGGCCGCGATCACCCTGGCCACGACGACCCTGCGCACCGCCCTGCACGCCAAGTAGCCACGCGGTCCGCAGGCCGCGGACCGCAGACCGACTGCCCTCAGCCTCGCAGTCCGACAGCTGCACTGCCCAACTGCCCACGGTCGCCCGGCACACAGCCGACATCACGCGGTCGACCGGTGGGCCCACAGAACGGAGAGACCCTCCCATGTCCCCCACCCCCACCGTCCTCCTCGTGCACGGCGCCTTCGCCGACGCGTCCAGCTGGGCCGGCGTCGTCGAGGAGCTGCGCGGCCAGGACATCCCGGTCCGCGCGCTGGCGAACCCGCTGCGCGGTCTGGCCTCGGACGCCGCGTACGTCGCGTCGGCGGCGGCCCAGGTCGACGGCCCCGTCGTCCTCGTCGGCCACTCCTACGGCGGCGCGATCATCACCGTGGCGGGCACGGCGGAGAACGTCGTCGGCCTGGTCTACGTCGCCGCGTACGTCCCCGAACAGGGCGAGAGCCTCGGCGAGTTGCAGGACCGCTTCCCGCTGTCCCCGCTGGTCGCCAACCTCGACGAACGGACCTACCCCGTCGAGGGCGCGGACCCCGCCGTGGAGGTCACCATCAAGCCCGAGGCGTTCCCCGGCATCTTCGCCGCCGACGTCCCGACCGAGGTCACCGAGATCCTCGCCGTCTCCCAACGCCCGCTCTCGACCTCGGTGTTCACGGAGACGGCCGCCACCGCCGCCTGGCGGACCAAGCCGTCCTGGGCAGTCGTCGCCGACGCGGACGAGGCCATCAACCCCGACGTGCAGCGCTTCGGCGCCAAGCGCGCCGGCGCCACCGTCACCGAACTGGAGGGCGCCTCGCACGCCGTGGCGGTCTCCCGCCCCAAGGAGGTCGCGGCGGTGATCCGCGAGGCGGTACGCGCCACCGCCTGACGAGCGGAACAGCCAGGCCCGCAGAACCAGGGCCCGCCCACGGACACCCGCGGGCGGGCCCTGCCGCACATCGACTCCCCTTGTGCGGAGCACGGTTGGACTGATCTTCTAGGCCCTGTCGTCACATTCCCGCCGTCGCCCGAAGGGCGGCCTGGCGGCGTCGTGGGGGTACCTCCCGGTCGAGCGCAGCCGAGACCGGGGGAGCGTGCTCTCGGCGTGCCGGGCACTGACCCGCGTACCGGACGTACTCGGGTCGGTGCCCGGTGCGTCGAGAAGCACGTGCATGGCGTCGCGGGGCAGGCGGGAATGTGACGACAGGGCCTAGAAGCGTCCTGAAGATCTTGCTCTGGCCGCCCGACTCACCCTGGATTGCCGGTAAACGTCAATCGCCATCAAGTAGGGCAAGCCGGGCGCATTTTCAAGATCTTCAGGACGCTTCCAGGGCCCGCAGCGACACGGGCGCCCGCTGAGGCTTCCGTCGAGTGCGGGCAGGCACAGTCGAGGGCAGGGGGACCCCATGCCGCGTACCGCGGTCGTCATCGGGGCGAGCATGGGCGGCATGCTCGCCGCCGCGGCTCTGGCCCGGTCCGTCGACGAGGTGATCGTGCTGGAGCGCGACGAGCTTCCGGACGAACCCCGACCGCGCCGAGGGCTTCCGCAGGGCCGCCATGCCCACATCCTCCTGCCCAGCGGCCGTGACGCCATCGACGAACTCGTGCCGGGCGGCAAGGTCCGCGAACGGCTGCTGGCGGCGGGTGCCCGGGAGCGCGGTCTCACCTCCGGCCTGGTCGCCCTGGGCCCGCAGGGCTGGTACCGCCGCTCCCGCCACCACGACACCCACCCCCTGCTCATCGCCGGCCGCGACCTGATCGACCGGACCGTACGGGAGGCCGTTCTCGCGAGCACCACCCGCGTCGGCGTCCGGCGCGCCTCGGCCACCGGCCTCCTCGGCACCGCCGAGCGCGTCACCGGCGTCCGGTTCACGGCCGGGGGAGAGCGGAGCGGGGGCACGCGGACGAGCGCACCCGAGGAGCGTCTGCGCGCGGACCTGGTCGTCGACGCGAGCGGACGCGGCACCCGTGTCGAGCACTGGCTCGCGGACCTCGGCATCACGGGCATCCGCAAGGACGTGGTCGACTCCGGGCTCGTCTACGCGACCCGCCTCTACCGCACCCCCGTCGGCGCTGCGGACTTCCCTCCGGCACAGGTGACGGCGGACCCGGCGGGCGGCCGGCCCGGCCGGTCGGGGCTGCTCCTGCCGATCGAGGGCGACCGCTGGCTGGTCAGCCTCGCCGGCACGCGGGGCGGCGAACCCACCGCCTCACCGGAGGACTTCGTCCCCTTCGCCCTGGGCCTGCGCCACCCCCTCGTGGGCCGGCTGATCGCGGGCGCCGAACCCCTGACCGACGTGACCCTCAGCCGCAGCACCCGCAACGAACGCCGCTACTTCGAGAAGTCCGAGCGGTGGCCCGAGGGGCTGGTGGCACTCGGGGACGCCGTCGCCACCTACAACCCGGTCTACGGGCAGGGCATGTCGGTGGCCGCGCTGGGCGCGCGCGAGCTGGGCCGGGAGCTGGACCGGACCGGTGTCGGGGCCGCCGGTCTGGCCCGGCGGGTGCAGCGGGCCGCCGCGAAGGTGGTGAACGCGGCGTGGACCATGTCGGTCGGCCAGGACCAGTGGTTCCCGGGGGTGCGGGGCAAGTCCCCCACGCTCGCCGACCGTCTGCTGTCCGCCTACACCGGCCGCATGACGCGCGTGGCCACCGGTTCGTACCGGGTCTCGGCGGCGATGTGCAGAGTGACCACCCTCCAGGCGGACGCCCTCCACCTGCTCCACCCCACCCTCCTCCTGTCCACGGCCCTGGGCCCGTTGCTCCCCCCGCTGTCAGGCCCGCCTCTCACCCCGAAGGAACGGGACATCCTGAACAACCTCAACACCCCCGCCCGGTAAGGGGCGCGGGGCTGTATCGACATGCGGCTCCGCCGCGTGGGCGCGAGAGGGCCCACCGGCCCGCAGCCGAAGAACAATTCTCTACCAGCCCCTCGCCCGCTCCGCGCGTACCGCCCCCTCGACAACCCCCGCCCGCACCGCCCGAGACATCCGGATCAACGCCGACTGTCCCGTATCCAGCCCCTGCCCCCCGGCCGTCGCACCCGCACCCGCACCCGCAGGCCCCACGTGCCCCCCAGCGATCCCCACGAGCACGTCCAGAGCGGCGAAATCCAAGCCCCCCTGAATGCCTCCCTGACGCGGCCCCCCGACCCGTTCCCGCGTCCCCGCCATCACGGCCACGGCCACCATCGCCGCGTCCCCGATGGCCTCCGCCTCACCCGCACTGGAGCCGAGGGACAGCGCCTGCCGGTAGGCCCGCTCACGGACCGCCTCGTCGAAGTGGACGGACACGTCCCGCAGTCCGTCCCGTATGGCCGTCGTCCGGTGCGTCAGCCGCAGTTCGACGTCGCCGAGGGAACGCCAGGACAGCAGCACGTTCCGCCCGATGCGGCTGGCGCTCCCGGAGCCGACGAGCCGGAACAGCGGCCCGAGCCGCAGGAAGGCGACCAGGCTGTCGACGCGCGGTCCGAGCAGCGGCAGGACATAGCCGGCCGAGGTGAGGACCGCGCCGACGGTGACCAGCATCGGCGCGAGCCGCGTGCTCAGCGGGTCCCAGTGCTGCCCGGTCCAGCGGCCCACGACGGCCACCATCTTGAGCACGCCGTACGCGCTGGTGCACAGCCACCCGACGGCCAGCACGGCCAGAGCCCGCCGTGTCCAGCCGCTGAGCTGGAAGGTCCAGCGCCAGCAGAGGAACGTGGTGGTGAGGGCGGCCGCCAGGTGGGCCACCAGATAGAGGACGATCATCTCGCGGATGAACGGAGTGTCCGCGTAGTAGGTGTCGAAGTCGGCGAGGCGCTCGACGGGCGCGTCCCCGACGGCGAAGAGTGCCGTCTGCGCCGCGATGACCACGGCATAGGCGAGCAGCCACCGGCGGGAGACCCGTCGCAGCCGGGCGGGGTCGTCGGCACCCCGCCAGTGCACGATCAGTACGAGGGACGCGGCGGAGAAGGCGTTCACCGCGCCGTAGGCGAGGCAGGCGGCGGCGTTGGGGACGCCGACGAGGCGGTTGACGAGGCCGACGGTGGGCGGGGCGCCGAGGGCGAAGCAGAATCCGGCGAGGAAGATCACGGCGCAGAGCGCGCGTTTCATCGGATCACGCCGGTCGCGCCACAGGCTGGGCATCTGGGCGGCGAAGCCGGTCCACAGGGTGGCGGCCGCCAGAAAGTACACCAGTCCGTTCACGGTAGGCCCCCCGGCTCGGTCCGAGAGACCTCTCGCGTCAACACCCTTCACACAGTAGTCACGTAGTCAACCCCGGTACCGCCTACGATCAGCTCTCGTCGGCGGTCAGCCTCAGCGAGATGCTGTTGATGCAGTACCGCTGGTCGGTGGGGGTGGCGTACCCCTCACCCTCGAAGACGTGCCCGAGGTGCGACCCGCACCGGGCGCACCGCACCTCCGTGCGCACCATCCCGTGCGACCGGTCCTGCAGCAGCTCCACCGCGTCGCTGTCCTTCGGGTCGTAGAAGGACGGCCAGCCGCAGTGCGACTCGAACTTCGTGTCGGAGGTGAAGAGTTCGGCACCGCAGGCGCGACAGGAGTAGACGCCCTTGGTCTTGGTGTCGGTGTACTCACCGACGAACGCGGGCTCCGTGCCGGCCTGCCGCAGCACGGCGTACTCGGCCGGCGTCAGCTCCGCACGCCACTGCTCGTCCGGCTTCTCGACGTCGTACGACATGCACCTCAGCCCCTCAGCTCGAAAGACGGTCCAGGATCCGCGGGCCCAGGTCCGTCACATCACCCGCGCCCATGGTGAGAACGAGATCACCGGGCCTCGCCATTCCCGCGATCGCGGCGGGCACCTCGGCCTTGTCGTGCAGGGCGGTGACGTCCGCGCCCGCGGTCCGGGCCGCGTCGATGATCAGCTCGCTGGTGACCCCCGGGATCGGGTCCTCGCGGGCCGGGTAGATGTCGAGGACGACCGACGCGTCCGCGAGCGCCAGGGACTGCCCCATCTCGGTGCCCAGTTCCTGGGTGCGGGAGAACAGGTGCGGCTGGAAGACGACCAGGATCCGCGCGTCCCCGGCGGCGGCCCGCATGGCCTCCAGGTCGGCGGTCATCTCGGTCGGGTGGTGCGCGTAGGAGTCGATGATCTGTACGCCCCGCGCCTCGCCCTTCAGCTGCAGGCGCCGCTTCACACCGGTGTACGCCGCCAGCGCGGGCGCCAGCGCGTCCGCCGGTACACCGAGCGCGACACCGGCCGCGAGCGCGGCGACGGCGTTGTGGGCGTAGTGCCGCCCGGGCACGGACACCGTGAAGACGATCTCCTGCCCGTCGAGCAGAACGGTGACCTCGCTCTTCAGCCCCTGCGCCACGACCGACAGAACGCGGACGTCCGCGTCCTCGCGCTCGCCGTAGGTCACCGTGCGCACCCCGGACAGCCGGGAGGTCAGTTCCCGCGCGCCCTCGTGGTCGGCGGAGATCACCAGTGTGCCCCCGGGCACGATCTTCCCGGCGAACGTCTCGAAGGACTCGTAGATCTCGTCCATGGACGCGTAGTTGGCGTGGTGGTCGAGCTCCACGTTGAGGACGATCGCCACCTCGGGCGCATACTTGTGGAAGCTCCGGTCGCTCTCGTCGGCCTCGGCGACGAAGATCTCCCCGTCGCCGTGCAGCGCGTTCGACCCGGGTACGTCGAGGTCGCCGCCGATGGCGTACGACGGCCGCAGCCCCAGCTCACCGAGCGACACGGCCAGCATGGACGTCGTCGTGGTCTTGCCGTGCGTCCCGGCGACGGCGATCGGCCGCAGCCCGTCCATCAGCCGGGCGAGCGCGTCCGACCGGTGGACGACAGGGATCCCGAGCTCGGCGGCGCGGGCCAGCTCGGGATTGTCGGCCCGGATCGCCGAGGACACGACCACGCAGGTCGCGTCGTCCGCGAGATGCTCCGCCGCGTGCCCGATGTGCACGGTGGCCCCCAGCGCCCGCAACGCCTGAGCCGTCTCCGACTCCTTGGCATCACTCCCGGCGACCTTCGCCCCTCGCTGCGCGAGGATCTTCGCGATCCCCGACATCCCGGCCCCACCGATCCCGATGAAGTGCGGTCGTTCCATGGCGCTGGGAAGGCCGGGTGCCATGCGTGTTCTCCAGGTGACGTACGAAGCCGACGGACGCCCCCAGCCTATTGCCTGCTGTACGGAGGCCCGTACAGCAGCCGCCCACGGACCGCGCCCCTGGCCGGCGGCGCAGCCAGGGGCGCGGGGAACTGCGCGACCAGCCACGACGCACGCGCACCCGACAGAACACGGCAACCCCTACGGCACCCCCGGCCTCACACCCGAGCATGAGAGAACAACTTCAACACCGGCACCCCCACCTTGTGCCGAGCCCGCGAGGCCCAGTCCCGGTGAAAGAACTCCTCCACGTAATGCGGATCGGTCAGCACCAACACCTCATCGGCCGAGACCTCCTCCACCAGCGACTTCAACGCGTCCAGCGGATGATCCTCGATCAACCGCCCCTGCGCCGTGCTCCCGGCCCCCCGCAGTGCCTGCAAGGACACTTCCAGGGCCCGTTCCCCGGCGTCCATCGCCTGCTCCCCCTCCGGCGTCTCCCCCTCCCGCGCCGCCTCGTCCAGCTCACCGAGGGCGAGGTCGTCGATGGCCCGCAGCAACCGGTCGGCCTGATTTCCGCGCGGCTGGAGCAGCACGTGGAAGGAGGCCCGCTCGTCGCCGTGCAGGGTCGTGACGAACTCGACGTCCGCCGACGTCAGAGCCTTCTCGATCATCAATACGCTCGTGAACGACACCACAGGCGCCCTTCTCCTCGGAGGGCCCCGGGGGCCCTCACTCCTCAGAGTTCTAGTGTGCCCGGCGAAAGCTAAACGGAACGGTAGATTCCGCCCGCTTTCACGTACGACCGACCCACGTTCACGTACGACGGTAACGACCGAACAGGAACCCGGACTCCTCCAACAGCGACACCAGGGCGAAGCGCTTGGGCACCGCCACCGAGGGTCCCCCGGCGATCCGTTGCGCGTCCCCGGCCGTGAGCATCGGCGACACCGTCAGACAGAGCTCGTCGAGGACGTCGGCGGCGACGAGCTGACCCAGGACCCGCGGGCCGCCCTCGGTGAGCAGCCGGGTCAGCCCCAGGTCGGCGAGGGCGCGTACGGCACGGGCCGGGTCGACGCCCATCCCGTCCCCGGCGACCACCACGCGGACCCCCGCCTTCTCGGCGGTGGCGACCCGGTCCGGGGCCGCGGCGGCACCGGTGAGCAGCAGCGTGGGCGTCAGCGGCGAGGTGAACAGCGGCAGCGAGAAGTCCAGGTCAAGGCTCGCGCTCACCACGGCGACGGCGGGCGCGGGCGTCTGTCCGGCCGCCCGGCGCGCCTCGGCGAACGCCTCCCGCGCGCGTGCCGGACGGTACCCCTCCTGCCTTACCGTTTCCGCGCCGACGATCACCACGTCCGCGAGCCCTCGCAGCGTGCCGAAGATCCGCATGTCGGCCTCGCTGGAGATCGGCTGCGAGCGCCCGTCGTGCTGGGCGGCGCCGTCGAGGGTGGACACCATGTTGGCCCGCAGCCAGGGCTCCCGCCCGCCGGGCGCGGGCTCGGGGTAGGCGTACGCGGCCGCCAGTTCGTCGAGGCTCCACTCCCGCTCGACGAGGTCCGACGCCCCGTCCGCCGGTGCCCCGGCCGCCGAGGGCCGGCCGTCGCCCGCGCCCCGCGTCCGGGCGCCCGCCGGGCCCTCACCGCCGACCGCCGTCGGCGCCTCGGCCGCAATCGCCCCACCGGTCGCTTCCGGTGTCCGGGCCGCTGTCTCTTCGGTCACAGGGAACAGGCGTCGCATGTCGTGCAGTGTGGCACGACCCTTAGACTCGGTAACCGTGTCGTCGTCCTCAGCCACCGTGTCCGGATTCGGTTCGATACCCGAAGCGGCTCCCGCGTCCCTGTGCACCCGCGAGCCCCATGTCCCCGCGGACCGGCTCGTCGCCGAGATGGTGCCGCCGCCCCGCTTCGACTCGGTGCGCTTCGACACCTACATCCCGGACCCGAACCAGCCCAGCCAGACCGAGGCCGTCCGTGTCCTGAGCGGTTTCGCGGCGGGGCTCGGCGGCGCGCACGCGACCGGCGCCGGCCGACGCGGCTTCTTCGGCCTCGGCAAGGCGAAGGCCAAGGTCCCGGCGGGCCCCCGCGGCGTCTATCTGGACGGCGGATACGGCGTCGGCAAGACGCACCTGCTCGCCTCCCTCTGGCACGCCACCCCGGCCGAGCCCTCCCTGAAGGCCTTCGGCACGTTCGTGGAGCTGACGAACCTGGTCGGCGCCCTCGGTTTCCAGAAGACGGTCCAGACCCTCTCCGGGCACCGCCTGCTGTGCATCGACGAGTTCGAGCTGGACGACCCGGGCGACACGGTCCTGGTGTCGACCCTGCTCGGCAAGCTGGTCGTCGCGGGCGTGGCACTGGCCGCCACCTCGAACACACTGCCGGGCAAGCTCGGCGAGGGCCGGTTCGCGTCGGTCGACTTCCTGCGCGAGATCCAGGGCCTGTCGGCCCACTTCCGCTCCCTGCGCATCGACGGCGAGGACTACCGCCACCGCGGTCTGCCCGAGGCCCCGGCTCCGTACTCCGACGAGGAGGTCACCAAGGCGGCGTACGCCACCGAGGGCGCCTCGCTCGACGACTTCCCGCACCTGCTGGGCCACCTCGCGCGCGTCCACCCCAGCCGGTACGGCGCCCTGACGGACGGTCTGAAGGCGGTCTGCCTGACGGACGTCGAGCCGGTGCCGGACCAGTCCACGGCGCTGCGGCTGGTGGTGCTCGCCGACCGGCTGTACGACCGCGAGGTACCCGTGCTCGCGTCCGGGCTGCCCTTCGACCGGCTGTTCAGCGAGGAGATGCTGAACGGCGGCTACCGCAAGAAGTACTTCCGCGCCATCTCCCGCCTCACCGCCCTCGCGCGCGACGCCGAGCGACTCGTGAAGCACTGAGCGCACCACCAACGGCCGTAGCCCGACCCAGCGGAACTCCCCCAGGTCAAGGGCTGTTTCCAGCCAACCCGCCCTCGCTTTTCAGGCTCTCTTCAGCTCGCAACGTTAAGTTAACCCTGCAAACAACTTTGCAGGGTTAACGTGTTTCTTGACCAGTGGTTGACCATCGGTTGACCAAGTCGAGCAAGTGTCGACGCATGGGAGACACCCGGAACTGCCAGCGAGGAGGCTCATATTGCGAGGTGCGACGACCCGGACCGTCCTTTCGGCCCTAGCCGCCGTCCTGCTCACCCTGGCGTTCTTCGCTCCCACCACATCCTTCGCAGCCGCGCACACACCTGGTCACGCCAAGGCCAAAGCCGAGCCCGGAAACACCCCCACCGCGAAGCCGTTGCGTGACACCGCGGCCACCCACCGCACATGCGCACCCTCACAGGACCCGACCGGTCCACATCGCACACGCGACCGGCATCGCCTCACCACGCACACCGTTCCCGAAACGCCCGCGCGTCCGCCGCTGGGGGAGAACCCGGCGGCCGCGAGCTCACCCGAACGGCCCTCGGCCCCGCACCACCGGGCGTCGAGACCCCTCACGGCCCACACCCCGGCCGCTCTCCAGGTCTTCCGCTGCTGAGCCGCGGAGCGCCTGTTCCCCCCACTCTGTCGTGCAAGCCCGACGCGCCACGAGGCGCGCCAGGAGGAGTCACCACATCATGCAGCCCCTCATCGACAACGCCCGTACGTTCGGACAGCGCCCTGAGGAGTTCGCCAGGCTGGCCGAAGGCCAGTCCCCCGAGGTCCTGTTCATCACCTGCTCCGACTCGCGGGTCGTCCCGGCCCTGATCACGGGCGCCCGCCCCGGCGAGCTCTTCGAACTGCGCACCGCCGGGAATATCGTCCCCCCGTACACCGCCGACCGCCCCACCGGCGAGACGGCCACCATCGAGTACGCCGTGGAGGTCCTCGGCGTCACCGACATCGTGGTCTGCGGACACTCGCACTGCGGCGCCGTGGGCGCCCTGGTGCGCGGCGACGACCTGGACGCCGTACCGGCCGTACGCGACTGGCTGACCAGCGCCACCCCCCGCCCGGCAGGGGCGGTCGAGGACCCGACGGTCGCCGACGGCGTGCAGAACCACGTCCTCAGCCAGCTGCTGCGCCTGCGCTCCTACCCGTGCGTGGAGAAGCGCCTCGCGGACGGTCGGCTGCGGTTGCGCGGCTGGTACTACGAGGTCCACACGGGTGCCGTGCGCGAACACCGCGTGGACTCCGACAAGTTCGAGACCCTGTGACCGGCGGCCAGGTGTCCGAGGTGAACTCCCCGACCTCTCCCCCGTCCCCGTCCTCCAGGTTTCCCCATCTGCGACAGGACTTCGGCGCCTCGCTCGTCGTGTTCCTGGTCGCCCTCCCGCTGTGCGTCGGCGTCGCCGTCGCCTCCGGGGTACCGGCCGAACTCGGCCTGGTCACCGGCATCGTGGGCGGCATCGTCGCCGGAATGATGCCCGGCAGCAGCCTCCAGGTCTCCGGCCCCGCCGCCGGTCTGACCGTGCTGGTCTTCGAGGCGGTCCGCCAGTTCGGGCTGCCCGCCCTCGGAGTCATCGTGCTCGCCGCCGGTCTGCTCCAACTCGCCATGGGCACGCTGAAGCTGGGCCGTTGGTTCCGGGCGATATCCGTCTCCGTCGTCGAGGGCATGCTCGCCGGCATCGGCCTGGTGATCATCGCCGGCCAGCTCTACGCGGCGGCCGGCCTGAAGGCCCCCGCCTCCGGCATCGACAAGATCGCGGACCTGCCCGGCGCCTTCGTCGATGCCGTCGGCAGCACCACCGCGCTCGCCTCGCTGGCGGTCGGCGCGGGCACCATCGCCGCGATGGTGCTGTGGAAGCGCCTGCCGAAGAAGGTCCAGCTCGTGCCCGGCGCGCTCGCCGCGGTCCTGCTGGCCACCGGCGCCAGTCTGGCCTTCAGCCTCCCGGTGGCGAACGTCGAGGTGAAGGGCCTGCTGGACGTGATCCAGCCGCCCGGCCCGGACGCCTTCGGCCGGCTCGCCGACGTGGCCCTTCTCGGCACGATCCTCGCCTTCACCCTCATCGCCTCCGCCGAGAGCCTCTTCAGCGCGGCGGCCGTGGACCGGATGCACGACGGTCCGCGCACCGAGTACGACAAGGAGCTGATCGCCCAGGGCGCCGGCAACACCGTGTGCGGGCTGCTGGGCGCGCTGCCGATGACGGCGGTGATCGTGCGCAGCTCCGCCAACCTCCAGGCGGGTGCGAAGACGAAGGCGTCCCGCGTCCTGCACGGCGTCTGGCTGCTGCTCTTCGTGGCCGCGCTGCCGGGGGCGCTCGCGCTGATCCCGCTGCCGGCCCTGGCCGGCATCCTCGTCCACGCGGGCTGGAAACTGATCCCCTTCCGGGGGGTCGTCTCCCTGTGGCGCGGCCACCGGGGCGAGGCGCTGATCCTGGTCGCCACGGCCGTGGCGATCGTCGCGGTCAACATGTTCGAGGGCGTGCTGATCGGTCTGGCCCTCTCCGTGGCCAAGACTGCCTGGGATGCCTCTCACATCAAGCTGGAGGTCATAGACAAGGGCGCCGGCCCGGTCCAGGCCTACCTCTCCGGCAACGCGACCTTCCTCCGCCTGCCGAAGATACTGGACGACCTGGAGTCCCTCCCACAGGACCGCCCGGTGGAACTCCACCTCACCGGCCTCCACCACCTGGACCACGCCTGCCGCACCGCCCTGGAGAACTGGGCGGCCCGCCACAGCGCGACGGGTACGGAACCGGTACGCATGACAGTCCCAGAACCAGAAAAGGCCACGTCAGCCACACCCTGACCCAGCCAGCCCCCGGTGCCCCGGCCTGACGGCCGGGGCGCCGACTCGTCCCCCACACACTCGCCCTCCCCACAAACTCCGCCCCGCCCCCTCCACAAACTCCGACCGGCTCACCCCGCCTGCGGACTCCGGCCCGCCCCCTCCACAAGCTCCGACCGGCTCACCCCGTCTGCGGGCAATCGTGCCGCTGGGGCGGCACGGGTGGGCGCAGGCGGCACCCTGTAAGCGCGGCAAGCGACTCCCACCCCCGCCCGACCCCAGCGCCGGAGCACTTCCAGCCCCGCCCCGCTCCCGACCGACAGTCGCCCCACCCCCCGCCTCCGACATATCGTGGTACTCGCACACACACCGGACGACTCAAGGGGGTCGTCATGGTCGAGACGCTGCTCATCACCGCCGCGGCGATCGGCTCCGCCGCGGTCGTCTACGTCGCCGCCGCCGCCCGAGTCGTCAAGCAGTACGAGCGAGGCGTGGTCTTCCGCCTGGGCCGACTGCGCGGCGCCCCCAGAACCCCCGGCTTCACCATGGTCGTCCCCGGCCTCGACCACATCCGCAAGGTCAACATGCAGATCGTGACGATGCCGGTCCCGGCCCAGGAGGGCATCACCCGCGACAACGTCACCGTCCGTGTCGACGCGGTCGTCTACTTCAAGGTCGTCGACCCGGCGAACGCGGTCGTACGGGTCGAGGACTACCGCTTCGCCGTCTCCCAGATGGCCCAGACCTCCCTGCGCTCCATCATCGGCAAGAGCGACCTCGACGACCTCCTCTCCAACCGCGAGAAGCTCAACCAGGGCCTGGAACTGATGATCGACAGCCCCGCCGTGGAGTGGGGCGTCACCATCGACCGCGTCGAGATCAAGGACGTCTCCCTCCCCGACACCATGAAACGCTCCATGGCCCGCCAGGCCGAGGCCGACCGGGAACGCCGCGCCCGCATCATCAACGCGGACGCGGAACTGCAGGCGTCGAGAAAGCTGGCCGAGGCGGCGAAGGAGATGGCCGACACCCCCTCCGCCCTCCAACTCCGCCTGCTGCAGACGGTGGTGGCGGTGGCCGCCGAGAAGAACTCCACCCTGGTCCTGCCCTTCCCCGTGGAACTCCTCCGCTTCCTGGAACGCTCCCAGGCGGGCCCCTCGCCGACCCCCCCCCCCCCCCCCCCCGCCCTCGCGCCCTCAGACCCCTCCCCCACCTCCCTCCGCCCCACCTTTCCCACCCCCTCCGACCGAGTGAC encodes the following:
- a CDS encoding slipin family protein produces the protein MVETLLITAAAIGSAAVVYVAAAARVVKQYERGVVFRLGRLRGAPRTPGFTMVVPGLDHIRKVNMQIVTMPVPAQEGITRDNVTVRVDAVVYFKVVDPANAVVRVEDYRFAVSQMAQTSLRSIIGKSDLDDLLSNREKLNQGLELMIDSPAVEWGVTIDRVEIKDVSLPDTMKRSMARQAEADRERRARIINADAELQASRKLAEAAKEMADTPSALQLRLLQTVVAVAAEKNSTLVLPFPVELLRFLERSQAGPSPTPPPPPPALAPSDPSPTSLRPTFPTPSDRVTRRTTPRSTSTRVVHVALTT